A genome region from Meriones unguiculatus strain TT.TT164.6M chromosome 19, Bangor_MerUng_6.1, whole genome shotgun sequence includes the following:
- the LOC110562761 gene encoding vomeronasal type-1 receptor 4-like encodes MVLKYIKGIIFLFLTVVGTLGNIFVSVNYLSSLLGGPEKKPIHLILIHLGFTNIILFLAKGLLKIIAGFGLRNFLDDIGCKIIVYLERVARGLSICTSSFLTVVQAIIISPKGSRWRRLRPKSSWHILPLLSFFWILNALISMNLPYYIKNTNSVNLTQVKKSGNYCYFLPESLITRWIFLTLMVLRDAVFQGAMGGASGYMVFLLHKHHQHVLYIQNSKLLYRTPPELRAAQSVLLLMLCFIFFYWTDCTFSLFVSISSRDNSLMVSIREFLTLGYATFSPLVLIHRDGLLVGCWHTRREKLRKCLSHLSV; translated from the coding sequence atggtttTGAAGTATATTAAGGGAATAATTTTCCTCTTTCTCACTGTGGTTGGTACTCTGgggaatatttttgtttctgttaattATTTGTCCAGTTTATTGGGAGGCCCTGAGAAGAAACCCATACACCTCATTCTCATCCACTTGGGTTTTACAAACATCATACTCTTTCTTGCAAAAGGATTGCTAAAGATAATTGCAGGTTTTGGGTTGAGAAACTTCCTAGATGACATAGGCTGTAAGATCATTGTTTACCTGGAGAGGGTGGCTCGTGGCCTCTCCATCTGCACCAGCAGTTTCCTCACTGTGGTCCAGGCCATCATCATCAGTCCCAAGGGATCTCGATGGAGGAGGCTCAGGCCAAAGTCTTCATGGCACATCCTTCCATTGCTCTCATTCTTTTGGATACTCAATGCTTTGATCAGTATGAACTTAccatattacattaaaaataccAATAGTGTGAACTTAACACAGGTTAAAAAAAGTGGCAACTATTGCTATTTTCTGCCTGAAAGCTTGATCACAAGATGGATTTTTCTCACCCTCATGGTCCTGAGAGATGCAGTGTTTCAGGGTGCCATGGGAGGGGCCAGTGGCTACATGGTATTTCTTCTCCACAAGCACCATCAGCATGTCCTCTACATTCAAAACTCCAAGCTTCTCTACAGAACTCCCCCTGAGCTGAGAGCCGCTCAAAGTGTCCTCCTTCTGatgctctgttttattttcttctactgGACTGATTGTACCTTTTCTCTATTTGTAAGTATCTCTTCAAGGGACAATTCTTTGATGGTAAGTATTCGAGAATTTCTGACCCTTGGTTATGCAACTTTTAGCCCACTTGTGCTAATTCACAGGGATGGACTTCTAGTTGGATGTTGGCATACTCGCCGGGAGAaactaagaaaatgtctctcTCATTTATCTGTTTAA
- the LOC110562763 gene encoding vomeronasal type-1 receptor 4-like gives MCCTDPCLSLLMLSLKCIRILYRSKEEMALKFIKTLIFLLMTVLGILGNMSVSVHYMFSWWGGSEKKPIQLVLMHLAFTNIIILLAKGLPKTITAFGLRNFLDDLGCKILIYLERVARGLSICTSSLLAVVQAIIISPRASWWRRLRPKSAWHILPFFSVFWILNCLMCLNLIHSITNKNLNVSQIMTDGNYCYFMPESQEIKWIFLPVMVLRDAVFQGAMRGASGYMVFLLHKHHQHVLYLHNSKLLYRTPPELRAAQSVLLLMLCFLFFYWADCAFSLFLILSSGNNTLMINTRELLILGYAIFSPLVLIHRDGLLAECWHGRN, from the coding sequence ATGTGCTGTACAGATCCATGTCTATCTTTATTgatgctttctttaaaatgtattcgCATCCTGTATAGAAGCAAGGAAGAAATGGCTTTGAAGTTTATCAAGACATTAATTTTTCTCCTCATGACTGTACTTGGCATTCTGGGGAACATGTCTGTTTCCGTGCATTACATGTTCAGTTGGTGGGGAGGCTCTGAGAAGAAACCCATACAACTTGTTCTCATGCACTTGGCTTTTACAAACATCATAATCCTTCTTGCAAAAGGATTGCCAAAGACAATAACAGCTTTTGGGTTGAGAAACTTCCTAGATGACTTAGGCTGTAAGATCCTCATTTACCTGGAGAGGGTGGCCCGTGGCCTCTCCATCTGCACCAGCAGTCTCCTTGCTGTGGTCCAGGCCATCATCATCAGTCCCAGAGCATCATGGTGGAGGAGGCTCAGACCAAAGTCTGCATGGCACATCCTTCCATTCTTCTCAGTCTTTTGGATACTGAATTGTTTAATGTGTTTGAACTTAATCCATTCCATCACAAATAAAAACCTGAATGTTTCACAGATTATGACTGATGGCAACTATTGTTATTTTATGCCAGAAAGTCAGGAAATAAAATGGATTTTTCTCCCTGTCATGGTCCTGAGAGATGCAGTGTTCCAGGGTGCCATGAGAGGGGCCAGTGGCTACATGGTATTTCTTCTCCACAAGCACCACCAGCATGTCCTCTACCTTCACAACTCCAAGCTTCTCTACAGAACTCCCCCTGAGCTGAGAGCTGCTCAAAGTGTCCTCCTTCTcatgctctgttttcttttcttctattggGCAGATTgtgccttttctttatttttaattctctccTCAGGGAACAATACCTTGATGATAAATACTCGAGAACTTCTGATCCTTGGTTATGCAATTTTTAGTCCACTTGTGCTGATTCACAGGGATGGGCTTCTGGCTGAGTGTTGGCATGGGAGAAATTGA